The Burkholderiales bacterium region CACCCGCCCGGCTTGGTCAAAAATCACGGAGAAAATAGCGGAATAACCCCACAAGTCGGTGTAGTGATAATCCCATGACACCTGATCCAAATTAGGGAATGTTATAGTTTGAAAAGGGGGCCCAATCTTGTGCAGCACCTGTTCGTGAGTCATTCCCGCCGCGATTTGGGCGAAATGGTCTTCATCCAGCACCGGTTCGATCGCTTTGAGCGTCCCGCTTTTATCAAAGTAGACCAGGAAAGTTTGCGCACCCAAGGGTCCACGTGGATAGGCCCAAACGTCCCCGGCGGGTGTCATCCATGTGACTGTTGGTTTGCCCATGGCTTCTCGGATATCGGATTCTTTGGCAACGCCCGGCTTAAGCCCGTAGCCACTGTAGTAGGCGCAGCTTCCAAGCACCACCAAAAATACCCCAGAGAACCCTATGCGCTTGAGCAAATGGGCCGTGGCTGCCACGTGAAGTCGATAATGAAGATAATTCATTGTTTCGCGGACTGCCGGGTCCACGAATCGCGCAGCGTGGCGGCGCGGTTGAATACGGGCATGCCGGGCTTGGAGTCCTTTAAATCCGCGACAAAATAACCGTGCCGTTCGAACTGAAAACGGTCTTCGGCGTTGGCTGATGCCAGACCGGGCTCGAGATAGGCGCTGATTACTTCCTTGGAATGCGGATTCAAGAACTCCTTGTAGTCTTTGCCGCCGGCGTCCGGATGCGGATGAACAAACAGCCGGTCGTAGAGCCGCACTTCAGCCCGATGCGCATGCGCAGCAGAAAGCCAGTGAATATTGCCTTTTACTTTGCGTGCGTCTGCGCCGGCGCTGCCGCTCTTGCTTTGCGGATCATAAGTGCAGTGCACGATTTCAACTTCTCCCAGCGCGTTTTTTTCCACGCTCACGCACTTGACGATGTAAGCATAGCGCAGGCGGACTTCAGTGTTGGGCGACAGACGGAAGTAGCCTTTGGGCGGGTTTTCCATGAAATCCTCGCGCTCGATGAAAAGTGTTTTGGAAAACGGTAATTTGCGTTTGCCCATTTCCGGCTTTTGGGGATGATTGGGTGCCTCGCATTCCTCGATTTTGCCGTCCGTGTAATTGTCGATGATGAGTTTCAGCGGCCGCAGCACGGCAATGCGTCGTTCAGCGCGCTCATTCAAATCGTCGCGCAGCGCTTCTTCCAACAAGCCGACGTCAATCCACGAATCCGCTTTGGAGACTCCGATGCGGTCGCAAAAGAGGCGTATGGATTCTGGTGTATAGCCGCGGCGGCGCACGCCGACCAGGGTATTCATGCGTGGGTCGTCCCAGCCGTCCACATACTTGCCGTCGACAAGTTCAATGAGTTTCCTTTTGCTCATCACGGTATACGTGAGGTTCAATCGCGCGAATTCTATTTGTTGCGGCAACGGGCGCTTAAGCAGCTTATGCGTGGCCAGTTGTTCTAATACCCAGTCATAAAGTGGATGGTGATCTTCGAATTCCAAGGTGCAGATTGAGTGAGTAATGTTTTCCAGCGCATCGGAAATGCAGTGTGTGTAGTCGTATAACGGGTAAATGCACCATTTGCCGCCGGTGCGGTGGTGATCCGCGTGTCTGATGCGGTAAATTGCAGGATCCCGCATGTTGATGTTGGGCGATGCCATGTCGATCTTGAGCCTCAGCACGTGGGTGCCGTCTGGAAACTCTCCTGCTTTCATGCGCCGGAACAAGTCGAGATTTTCCTTGATTGAGCGGTTGCGATAGGGACTTTCTTTGCCGGCTTCAGTCAAGGTCCCGCGATACTCGCGAATCTGGTCGGCGCTGAGGCTGTCTACGTAAGCTTTGCCGGTTTTAATGAAATGCTCGGCAAACTCATAGAGTTTGTCGAAATAGTCGGATGCATAATAAAGGTGTTTGCCCCAGTCGAAACCCAGCCAGTGCACCGAATCGAGGATTGAATCCACATATTCCTGTTCCTCCTTGGTCGGGTTGGTATCGTCAAAGCGCATGTGGCATTCACCGCCATAATCCCGCGCCAGGCCGAAGTTGAGGCAAATCGATTTGGCATGGCCGATGTGCAGATAGCCATTGGGCTCCGGTGGAAAGCGCGTTTCCACCCGCCCACCCCATTTACCCGTGGCGTTGTCCTGGTCAATGAGGTTGCGGATAAAGTTGGGCGCGGCAGGCGATTCAGGAGACGTTTTTCCCATATTCGGAAGCTCTTTTAACATAAACCGGCATGAAAGTTAAAGAAAAAATTCCGACTTTTGTACCAAATGCTGAGGCAAATTCCACGCGAGAAGTCCTTGCAATAACGGTAAATGCTCGCGCCAGACCCGAGCCCGGTCATTTTATCCTATTTGATTCGCTTAAATATTTTGCTAGAATGGCGGAGTAAGAAATGGAGATGGGCTTTCAGCCCATTTTTTGTTTGTGATATTGATTATGGCGGATCTTCGGGCAAAAGTGGAAGCGGCCGTGAACGGCTTTGGGTTTGAACTCGTAGACATGGAAATGTCGGCGGGGGGGAAGCTGCTGAGAGTGTTTATCGACAAGTCGGGTGGAGTTAACGTAGACGATTGCGCCCGCGTCAGCAACCATCTTAGCCGCGTGTTTGCAGTGGAAAACCTCGATTACGAGAGGCTGGAGATTTCGTCCCCGGGATTGGACCGGGTACTAAAAAAAAGCGCGGATTTCGAGCGTTTTTCTGGAGAGAGAGCGCAAATCAAGGTGCGGGCGCCTGTATGCGGCCAGCGAAATTTTGTGGGCGTGCTTCGCGGGATCAATGGCGGGTTTTTGCAGCTTGAAGTGGACGGCAGGATGCTGGCGTTGGACATGGCCAATCTGGAAAAAGCCCGCCTGATCCCCAATCTATAGCTGGAGGTCGTTGGTTATGAGTCGTGAAATTTTATTGCTCGTGGATGCCCTGGCGCGCGAAAAAAGCGTTGACCGGGACATCGTTTTTGCAGCTTTGGAATTGGCGCTTGCGTCCGCCACCAAGAAGCGTTTTCACGATGATGTCGAAGTGCGGGTATCGGTGGACCGCAGCAGCGGAGAATACGCGACGTTCCGACGCTGGCAGGTGGTGCCCGACGAGGAACTGGAAGCGCCGACGCGCCAAATGACCTTGCAGCAGGCACAAAATCGCGGTCCGGAAATTCAGCTCGGCGAATATATTGAAGAGCCGCTCGAAGCCGTGGAGTTCGGGCGCATCGGTGCGCAAACCGCGAAGCAGGTCATATTGCAGAAAATACGCGACGCCGAGCGCGAGCAAATCCTGAACGATTTCCTGCAACGCAAGGAGCAGCTGGTAACCGGCGTGATCAAGCGCATGGAGCGCGGCAATGCGATGATCGAATCGGGCCGAATTGAAGCGTTGTTGCCGCGTGATCAGATGATTCCTAAGGAGAACTTGAGAGTCGGTGACCGGGTGCGCGCATATCTGATGCGCGTCGACCGCAACAGCCGCGGGCCGCAGTTGATTTTGTCGCGCATTGTTCCCGAATTTCTGATGAAGCTGTTTGAACTTGAAGTTCCGGAAATCGAAGAGGGTTTGCTGGAAATAAAATCTGCTGCAAGGGATCCGGGTTCACGCGCCAAAATTGCGGTGAAAGCGAACGACCAGCGCATAGATCCAATCGGAACCTGCGTTGGAATGCGCGGATCACGGGTACAGGCGGTGACCGGGGAGCTGGCTGGAGAGCGCGTAGATATTATACTGTGGTCGCCCGACGCCGCACAGTTCGTGATCAACGCCCTGGCGCCTGCAGAGGTGAGCAGCATCATGGTGGATGAAGAAAAGCACAGCATGGATATTGTGGTGGAGGAGGAAAACCTGGCTCAGGCGATCGGCCGCAACGGGCAAAATGTGAGATTGGCGTCAGAACTCACCGGCTGGGCGCTCAATATCATGACGGTTGCGGAGTCTCAGAAAAAAAGCACCGAGGAATCGGCGAATGTCAAGAAGCTCTTCATGGAGCGGCTGGACGTGGACGAGGAGGTCGCGGATATTCTGGTGCAGGAGGGTTTCAACACGCTCGAGGAAGTGGCTTACGTGCCGCTCAATGAAATGCTCGAAATCGAGGCCCTGGACGAAGAGACGGTCAATGAGCTGAGGAGCCGTGCTCGAAACGCGCTGCTTAACGAAGCGATTGCCAGCGAAGAGCGGGTGGAACATGATGCCGAGGATTTATTGACCCTGGAAGGAATGGACAGTCAAACGGCACGGATGTTGGCTGCCAAAGGTGTAACGACCAAGGAAGGGCTGGCTGATTTGGCAGTGGATGACTTGCTGGAAATCACCGGCATGGATGCCGACCGCGCCAAGAAGCTCATCATGACGGCGCGCGCGCCTTGGTTCGCTTGATGAGGCTAAGGGCACGGTTTAGGAAATAAGAGCCATGGCACAGATGAATGTTGAGCAATTTGCCCGCGAGCTGATGCTGGATCCGTTGCGCCTGATCGAACAATTGCAGGCGGCCGGGGTCAACAAGAGGCTCGCCGAAGATTTACTTACCGAGCAGGACAAGACTCAGTTGCTGGAGTACCTGCACCGGGTTCACGGGGCCAAAGACCAGAAAAAGAAAATCACGCTGACCCGCAGGCAAACTTCCGAAATCAAAAAATCAGACAATACCGGAAAGGCGCGCACGATTCAGATCGAGGTGCGCAAAAAACGCGTGTTTGTGAAACGCGACGAGACGGCAGCCGACGAGGAAGAACGTAAAATCGCTGCGCCGGTGCTGGATGCCCAGCAGCTGGCTCTGCGCGAGGAAGAAGCCAAAAAACAGGCGGAACTGATAGCGCGGCAAAGCGAAGAGCTGCGCGATAAACATGAGAGAAAACGCAAGAAACCCGAAATCAAGACCGAAGAGGCGCAGCAGGCCAAACCGCTGCCGACAGCCACGCTGACTCAGCTCGTTCCATCCGGAACCGGAGGCACCTTGCATAAACCGGCAGTGACCCCGGAAAAAGCCGCGAAATCGCAAAAGAAGGCTAAGAAGCAGCCCAAGGTCATCTGGCAGGACGAAACCGCTCGCAGACGCACGATCAAAACCCGGGGCGATTTTACCGGCGGGCAGGGCTGGCGGGAGCGTAAAGCACCCAAGCCGAGGCAACTTCAACAAGAAAGCCAACCTCAACAGCCACATGCATTCTCTATGCCCACCGAGGCGATGGTGCACGAAGTTCTGGTACCCGAGACCATTACGGTCGCCACACTTGCCCAGAAAATGTCGGTGAAGGCTGCGGAAGTCATTAAGGTGCTAATGAACATGGGCACAATGGTCACCATTAACCAAGTGCTCGACCAGGACACCGCGATGATCGTGGTGGAGGAGATGGGACACATCGCCAAACGGGCTAAACTGGATGATCCCGAATCCTTCTTAACTGAAGACCAGCTACCCAAGGAAGCAACGTTATTGCCGCGCGCTCCGGTGGTTACGGTGATGGGACATGTGGACCACGGCAAGACTTCGCTGCTTGACTATATCCGCCGCACGCGCGTGGCAAGCGGCGAAGCCGGGGGAATTACTCAGCATATCGGCGCGTATCACGTTGAAACCCCCAGAGGCATGATTACATTTCTTGATACGCCGGGACATGAAGCGTTTACTGCCATGCGCGCGCGCGGCGCAAAGGCAACCGATATTGTAATTCTCGTGGTGGCCGCGGATGACGGCGTGATGCCGCAGACCGTTGAAGCCGTGCATCACGCCAAAGCCGCCAAGGTTCCAATCGTGGTCGCAGTAAACAAAATTGACAAGCCGGAGGCCAATCCCGAGCGCATCAAACAGGAGCTCGTGGCGCAGGAAGTCGTGCCTGAAGGTTGGGGCGGCGATACCATGTTTGTCGAGGTTTCCGCCAAGACGGGGAAGGGCATCGACGCGCTGCTGGAGAGCGTACTATTGCAAGCCGAAGTACTCGAGCTCAAAGCGCCACGTGATACCCCCGCCAGGGGCTTGGTGATCGAGTCGCGGTTAGATAAAGGACGTGGACCGGTTGCCACAATTCTAGTGCAGTCGGGCACCTTGCAGCGGGGCGACGTGCTGCTGGCGGGAGCTGTGTTTGGGCGCGTGCGCGCGATGTTTGATGAAGCGGGACGCGCGGTGCAGGAAGCCGGACCTTCGATACCCGTGGAAATCCAGGGTTTATCGGATGTGCCTGTAGCGGGTGAGCAAGCCCAGGTTCTAGGCGACGAACGCAAAGCGAGGGAAATCGCTCTGTTCCGCCAAGGCAAATTCCGAGACGTGAAGCTTGCCAAGCAACAGGCGGCCAAACTCGAAAATGTGTTCGACCAAATGGGGGAGGGCGAGGCTAAAACACTTTCCCTGGTGATCAAAGCCGATGTGCAAGGTTCATATGAAGCTCTCGCGCATGCTCTTCAAAAACTTTCCACCGGAGAAGTCAAGGTCAATATCATACACAGCGGAGTCGGAGCCATAACCGAATCGGACATCAACCTGGCGCTCGCTTCGAAGGCCGTCGTGATCGGCTTTAACACCCGGGCCGACAGTACCGCACGCAAACTTATAAGCAATGCTGGCGTGGATGTGCGGTACTACAATGTCATATACGACGCGGTGGACGAAATCAAGGCTGCGCTGTCCGGAATGCTGGCTCCCGAGCGCAAGGAGAACATCCTCGGTCTGGTGGACGTGCGGCAGGTATTTCAAATTTCCAAAGTGGGTGTCGTGGCGGGCTGTTATGTTTTGGAGGGCCTGATCAAACGTAATTCCATGGTGCGGGTGCTGCGCGATAATGTCGTGATACACAGTGGAGAGCTGGATTCACTGAAGCGCTTTAAGGACGATGCGCGGGAAGTAAAAGCGGGCTTTGAATGCGGCCTGTCGATCAAGAATTACAATGACATTAAAGTTGGCGACCAGTTGGAAATTTACGAAGTCGTTGAAGTCGCAAGAACACTGTAGGGAAATTGGGGCTAATAACGCCCGGGTTGTCGACGCGTTACCTGACAGTTTTGCCACTAACCCCTTGTCACACCATTAATCGCGGATATTCGCGGTGCCAAAAGACTATCCTAGAACACGGCGCGTCGCTCAACAGATCCGAAGGGAACTGGCGGAAATCATGCATCATGAGTTAAAGGATCCTCGAATACGCATGATTACGCTTACCGACGCCGAAGTATCGCCGGACTACGCTCATGCCAAGATTTTTTTTACGCACCTTGGAGAATCCTGTCAAACGGCAGAAATCTTGAGCGGCCTGGAACACGCTGCGGGGTTTCTCCGCAGCCAGCTCGCGCATCGCCTCAAACTTTACGCGGTGCCGGAACTGCATTTCATATACGACAGCTCGGTTGAACGCGGCATGCGGCTCTCCAGCCTAATCGACCAAGCGGTTTCGGAAGACAAGAAACATACGTCTTAACTAACCTTGCGCAAGAGGCAAATCAACGGGGTATTGCTACTCGATAAGCCGGCAGGGCTCACCTCCAACGCTGCGTTGCAGAAGGTAAAGTCGTTTTTTCAGTCCGCGAAAGGCGGGCACACTGGGACGTTGGATCCGCTGGCGACGGGTCTACTCCCGGTTTGTCTCGGCGAAGCGACAAAGTTTTCGCAGAGCTTACTGGATTCGGGCAAGTGCTATGAAGCCGTTGTAAGGCTAGGAGAGACCACTTCAACGGGTGATGCCGAAGGAGAAATCCTCCAGCAGCGACCCGTCGATGTTTCTGCGGCGCGGGTGGAAGCGGCATTGAACTCTTTGGTCGGCAACCTGAGCCAGATTCCACCCATGTATTCCGCGCTAAAGCACCGGGGAAAACCGCTTTACGCCTATGCAAGGGAAGGCAAGCTGGTGGAACGGGCGCCGCGGACTGTGCGCATTGAAACTTTACGACTCGATCGCATGATGGGCCAAGATATTATGGTTACGATTCACTGCAGCAAAGGCACCTATATCCGCGTATTGGCCGAAGACTTGGGGCAAATAATCGGTTGTGGCGCACATTTGAAGATGCTACGACGGACTCGGGTCGGGCCCTTCCGTCTGGATGAGGCCTACACTCTGCAGCGGCTTGAGGCGATGAACTTGGAACAAAGGGATGCGAGCCTTCTGCCAATAGAAAGTCTATTGCTGGCGCACCCGAAAATACTTCTTGACGATGAAAATTGCCGCAGTTTTGTGCGTGGCAATACTGTAAAGCAAACTGCTTCCACGTTCGGCGGAATCGTGAGGATCTATAGTTTGAAACAGGGGCTTATCGGTCTTGGTGAAATTACGCCGGAAGGCGAGATAAAGCCCAAGCGCCTGCTCGCCACAAGCGCGTAATATTGTGAGGAAGCAGCGACGGGTGATTGTTGGAACTCATGCGCGAGCACAATTGCGACTTGAGCAAACAAGCCTATAAAAGGTAAAATAGCGTTTTTTGCCCCGGAGAGCAGTTAATGTCGGTAACGAGCAGCCAAAAATCAAAAATTGTGCAGGATTTCCAAACAGCCAAGGGCGATACCGGTTCCCCGGAAGTACAGGTTGCGCTGCTGACCGCGCGCATCAATGATCTGACCGAGCATTTCAAGGTGCATGTAAAAGATCATCACTCACGCCAAGGTCTGTTGCGCATGGTCAGCCGCCGCCGCAAACTGCTGGATTATCTTATGAGTCACAGTGCCGATCGCTACCGCAAGTTGATCGAACGACTTGGTCTGCGAAAATAATGCTTAAATTATGCTGCCACATCGGTGTTCGGTAATGAAGCGACAGCTTTCGTGCTGAACCGACGAATTCTCAAAGGTAAGCCGTTTTGAAGCAAATCAAAAAAAGTTTTCGTTTTGGAGATCACGAAGTCACCCTTGAAACCGGTGAAATGGCGCGCCAAGCGACCGGCGCCGTCATGGTCAACATGGATGACACGGTGGTGCTGGTTACGGTGGTCGGAGCAAAGCAGGCAACATCCGGTCAGGATTTTTTCCCACTTACAGTAGATTACCAAGAACGTACGTATGCCGCTGGGAAAATTCCCGGCGGCTTTTTTAAGCGTGAAGGCCGTCCCTCGGAGAAGGAAACGCTGACCTCGCGTTTGATCGACCGCCCCTTGCGACCCCTGTTTCCGGAAGGCTTTTACAATGAGGTGCAAATCATTGCGACAGTCGTTTCTTCAAACAATGAAATTGATTCCGACATCCCCGCT contains the following coding sequences:
- a CDS encoding glutamine--tRNA ligase/YqeY domain fusion protein, yielding MGKTSPESPAAPNFIRNLIDQDNATGKWGGRVETRFPPEPNGYLHIGHAKSICLNFGLARDYGGECHMRFDDTNPTKEEQEYVDSILDSVHWLGFDWGKHLYYASDYFDKLYEFAEHFIKTGKAYVDSLSADQIREYRGTLTEAGKESPYRNRSIKENLDLFRRMKAGEFPDGTHVLRLKIDMASPNINMRDPAIYRIRHADHHRTGGKWCIYPLYDYTHCISDALENITHSICTLEFEDHHPLYDWVLEQLATHKLLKRPLPQQIEFARLNLTYTVMSKRKLIELVDGKYVDGWDDPRMNTLVGVRRRGYTPESIRLFCDRIGVSKADSWIDVGLLEEALRDDLNERAERRIAVLRPLKLIIDNYTDGKIEECEAPNHPQKPEMGKRKLPFSKTLFIEREDFMENPPKGYFRLSPNTEVRLRYAYIVKCVSVEKNALGEVEIVHCTYDPQSKSGSAGADARKVKGNIHWLSAAHAHRAEVRLYDRLFVHPHPDAGGKDYKEFLNPHSKEVISAYLEPGLASANAEDRFQFERHGYFVADLKDSKPGMPVFNRAATLRDSWTRQSAKQ
- the rimP gene encoding ribosome maturation factor RimP: MADLRAKVEAAVNGFGFELVDMEMSAGGKLLRVFIDKSGGVNVDDCARVSNHLSRVFAVENLDYERLEISSPGLDRVLKKSADFERFSGERAQIKVRAPVCGQRNFVGVLRGINGGFLQLEVDGRMLALDMANLEKARLIPNL
- the nusA gene encoding transcription termination factor NusA, encoding MSREILLLVDALAREKSVDRDIVFAALELALASATKKRFHDDVEVRVSVDRSSGEYATFRRWQVVPDEELEAPTRQMTLQQAQNRGPEIQLGEYIEEPLEAVEFGRIGAQTAKQVILQKIRDAEREQILNDFLQRKEQLVTGVIKRMERGNAMIESGRIEALLPRDQMIPKENLRVGDRVRAYLMRVDRNSRGPQLILSRIVPEFLMKLFELEVPEIEEGLLEIKSAARDPGSRAKIAVKANDQRIDPIGTCVGMRGSRVQAVTGELAGERVDIILWSPDAAQFVINALAPAEVSSIMVDEEKHSMDIVVEEENLAQAIGRNGQNVRLASELTGWALNIMTVAESQKKSTEESANVKKLFMERLDVDEEVADILVQEGFNTLEEVAYVPLNEMLEIEALDEETVNELRSRARNALLNEAIASEERVEHDAEDLLTLEGMDSQTARMLAAKGVTTKEGLADLAVDDLLEITGMDADRAKKLIMTARAPWFA
- the infB gene encoding translation initiation factor IF-2; the protein is MAQMNVEQFARELMLDPLRLIEQLQAAGVNKRLAEDLLTEQDKTQLLEYLHRVHGAKDQKKKITLTRRQTSEIKKSDNTGKARTIQIEVRKKRVFVKRDETAADEEERKIAAPVLDAQQLALREEEAKKQAELIARQSEELRDKHERKRKKPEIKTEEAQQAKPLPTATLTQLVPSGTGGTLHKPAVTPEKAAKSQKKAKKQPKVIWQDETARRRTIKTRGDFTGGQGWRERKAPKPRQLQQESQPQQPHAFSMPTEAMVHEVLVPETITVATLAQKMSVKAAEVIKVLMNMGTMVTINQVLDQDTAMIVVEEMGHIAKRAKLDDPESFLTEDQLPKEATLLPRAPVVTVMGHVDHGKTSLLDYIRRTRVASGEAGGITQHIGAYHVETPRGMITFLDTPGHEAFTAMRARGAKATDIVILVVAADDGVMPQTVEAVHHAKAAKVPIVVAVNKIDKPEANPERIKQELVAQEVVPEGWGGDTMFVEVSAKTGKGIDALLESVLLQAEVLELKAPRDTPARGLVIESRLDKGRGPVATILVQSGTLQRGDVLLAGAVFGRVRAMFDEAGRAVQEAGPSIPVEIQGLSDVPVAGEQAQVLGDERKAREIALFRQGKFRDVKLAKQQAAKLENVFDQMGEGEAKTLSLVIKADVQGSYEALAHALQKLSTGEVKVNIIHSGVGAITESDINLALASKAVVIGFNTRADSTARKLISNAGVDVRYYNVIYDAVDEIKAALSGMLAPERKENILGLVDVRQVFQISKVGVVAGCYVLEGLIKRNSMVRVLRDNVVIHSGELDSLKRFKDDAREVKAGFECGLSIKNYNDIKVGDQLEIYEVVEVARTL
- the rbfA gene encoding 30S ribosome-binding factor RbfA, with the protein product MFAVPKDYPRTRRVAQQIRRELAEIMHHELKDPRIRMITLTDAEVSPDYAHAKIFFTHLGESCQTAEILSGLEHAAGFLRSQLAHRLKLYAVPELHFIYDSSVERGMRLSSLIDQAVSEDKKHTS
- the truB gene encoding tRNA pseudouridine(55) synthase TruB; amino-acid sequence: MRKRQINGVLLLDKPAGLTSNAALQKVKSFFQSAKGGHTGTLDPLATGLLPVCLGEATKFSQSLLDSGKCYEAVVRLGETTSTGDAEGEILQQRPVDVSAARVEAALNSLVGNLSQIPPMYSALKHRGKPLYAYAREGKLVERAPRTVRIETLRLDRMMGQDIMVTIHCSKGTYIRVLAEDLGQIIGCGAHLKMLRRTRVGPFRLDEAYTLQRLEAMNLEQRDASLLPIESLLLAHPKILLDDENCRSFVRGNTVKQTASTFGGIVRIYSLKQGLIGLGEITPEGEIKPKRLLATSA
- the rpsO gene encoding 30S ribosomal protein S15 translates to MSVTSSQKSKIVQDFQTAKGDTGSPEVQVALLTARINDLTEHFKVHVKDHHSRQGLLRMVSRRRKLLDYLMSHSADRYRKLIERLGLRK